One Actinomycetota bacterium DNA window includes the following coding sequences:
- a CDS encoding glycosyltransferase — MRILLVTYRYGRDIPGGGERYLRELMLRLAARGHHVEVYTTRSQRMIQTPFNYLVWDNFLPAGEEEDEGVRVRRFEVRNPRPRRARRIVDSILAMQERERESPVFSALMEEAVAGTEEHCFLCGWHEPERWEDGPARWTRRSAILVLGGEDLEGVVVEAYPYMDTNLQVEVSGEGSWEFELSMGRTRELRVAFGTRLSAVVRFTVSRTARPAGDVREVGLAVRRVTALAGGRECELELERGWREFLDTARESALARVLWGAAERRPPRASRHHRYIMGPRSPRLEREVMAAARGCDVVLGAMVPMSTLDLAWRAARAYDKPFVAFPLFHTRDPNHYWDHFRKALEGAAGVEANSVAVEELMREWGLSSFAVGPGYDLEEFASPHIDGRRFRERFGFGSRPLLLWVGRKNEYKGYRAAMAALRLVREKAPEAALVMIGPDEDNLPVSQDGVYYLGAQPRSTLLDAYDACDALLFPSLHESFCMVFGEAWLRGKPVLGNACCAAARGIIEHGVDGYLCREVEEYAQRVLELIADPALARRMGERGREKMLATRGWDLLVERLEEKLREIAGGDRERV; from the coding sequence ACTCCTGGTCACCTACCGCTACGGCAGGGATATCCCCGGCGGGGGCGAGAGGTATCTGAGGGAGCTCATGCTCCGCCTCGCCGCGAGGGGCCATCACGTGGAGGTGTACACCACGCGCTCCCAGCGCATGATCCAGACCCCCTTCAACTATCTGGTATGGGATAACTTCCTTCCCGCGGGGGAGGAGGAGGACGAGGGGGTCAGGGTGCGCCGCTTCGAGGTGAGGAACCCCAGGCCTAGGCGGGCGCGGCGTATCGTCGACTCCATCCTCGCCATGCAGGAGAGGGAAAGGGAAAGCCCCGTGTTCTCCGCGCTCATGGAGGAGGCCGTCGCGGGAACCGAGGAGCACTGCTTCCTCTGCGGGTGGCACGAGCCGGAGAGGTGGGAGGACGGCCCCGCACGCTGGACGCGCCGCTCGGCCATCCTGGTGCTGGGCGGCGAGGACCTGGAGGGGGTGGTGGTCGAGGCCTATCCCTACATGGACACCAACCTGCAGGTGGAGGTCTCGGGCGAGGGGTCCTGGGAGTTCGAGTTGTCCATGGGGCGGACCCGCGAGCTCAGGGTGGCCTTCGGAACACGCCTCTCCGCCGTGGTCAGGTTCACGGTATCGAGGACGGCGCGCCCGGCCGGCGATGTGCGTGAGGTAGGACTTGCGGTGCGCCGGGTCACCGCCCTGGCGGGGGGCCGGGAGTGCGAGCTGGAACTGGAGCGAGGCTGGAGGGAGTTCCTTGACACGGCGCGGGAGTCCGCCCTGGCGAGGGTCCTGTGGGGGGCTGCGGAGCGCAGGCCGCCGCGAGCCTCCAGACATCACCGCTATATCATGGGCCCCCGGTCCCCCCGGCTGGAACGGGAGGTGATGGCCGCGGCCCGGGGCTGCGACGTGGTGCTGGGGGCCATGGTCCCCATGTCCACCCTGGACCTGGCTTGGCGGGCCGCAAGGGCTTACGACAAGCCGTTCGTAGCCTTTCCCCTCTTCCATACCCGCGACCCCAACCATTACTGGGATCATTTCAGGAAAGCCCTGGAGGGCGCGGCGGGGGTGGAGGCGAATTCCGTCGCGGTGGAGGAGCTGATGCGGGAATGGGGACTCTCTTCCTTTGCCGTAGGTCCCGGATATGACCTGGAGGAGTTCGCGTCGCCGCACATAGACGGCCGCCGGTTCCGGGAGCGTTTCGGCTTCGGGAGCCGGCCGCTGCTTCTTTGGGTGGGCAGAAAGAACGAATACAAGGGCTACCGCGCCGCCATGGCCGCCCTCCGCCTGGTGCGCGAAAAAGCGCCCGAGGCGGCGCTGGTGATGATCGGGCCCGATGAGGATAACCTCCCCGTGAGCCAGGACGGCGTGTATTACCTGGGGGCGCAGCCGCGCTCCACGTTGCTGGACGCCTACGACGCCTGCGACGCGCTGCTCTTTCCCTCCCTTCACGAGAGCTTCTGCATGGTCTTCGGGGAGGCCTGGCTGAGGGGGAAGCCGGTGCTGGGGAACGCCTGCTGTGCGGCGGCGCGGGGCATAATCGAACACGGCGTGGACGGCTATCTCTGCAGGGAGGTAGAGGAATACGCGCAGCGTGTTCTCGAGCTCATCGCGGATCCCGCCCTGGCCCGACGCATGGGGGAGAGAGGAAGAGAAAAGATGCTCGCCACGCGGGGATGGGACCTCCTCGTGGAGCGCCTGGAGGAGA